The sequence gaggtgggccaaaaaaaccgcaacaacgccagaaatggttcggaaaatGAAGGCACGACTTGAACGATTCCACGTCCAAGTGGAAAAAAAagggccaaagaactgaaaatatcgcaagacagcattcgacgcatattgagaaatgagctcaaggtcaaggcttacaagttccaaaaagcacacgatctttcaccccagcaaaaaaaaagttcgatgcGAAatagcaaaggagttgttgcgcttgcacgaacgtggcgaatttcctaacattatattttctgatgaatttcccaattgagcagttcataaacactcaaaacgatcgtgtttacttttccgaacgctcatacgagaatttgaacctacgtatggccactcgaagcattttcccatcgcaagtaatggtttggaccgcagtgaccgctgatgaacgctctccaatcgtttttatcgagcctggtgtcaaagtgaatgcgacttattatcgggaaaatgttttagaagctgctttagagccgtggacacgcaaacatttcggtcgtagaccatttcgtccacacaatggctttcgaattcgccagacgcaaatccgatggactattccatctagtccattttggagagcaaggtgaggactaaaaaatatgccagtatggatgcgctgaaaaaagcgattatacgagaatgggccaaaataccttaagatcacattcgtgcagcgtgcaactcattttttgaccgtttgaaggctatagtcaaggcaaaaggtggtcatatcgagctaaagtgaatatatgttcaaattgtaatcatttttgaacaattttgtctttgaaatcaataaaaactaattcctcaccaaaaagttatggtgttttgaataggtaacccttcacatcgttcaccctgtagaatacaatacaaaaagcaTTCTTACCATCAGTTGCGAAGAAGTTTGGAAGAACTAGGcaaccttggattttacaagagGACAGCTTCCAAGCATCGAAGCCGAAGGTGGGATTGAAATATTAGATTGGCCTTCACAGTTGCCTGATGGGAACCCTATTGAAAACATTTGGCCAAGAGTTAAGCAAAACCTCAAAGGAAAACAGTTATCAAATTATCTAACAGTTATCAAGGAAAATTCGATTGTTTTGGAGCCGATTACCTCCacaacttgcgcagaaattaacacaaaatatgaCTCGAAGGTATGAAGCCATTATAGCTAATGGTGGCGActaaacattttattgaatatattgagtataataaataaattagaatcGAATTGGTCCAGTTATGGCGGTAAaacttctattagacagactgtaagttatatatatatgcatatacagggcccgccatctatcgttacggatttgaactaggtattatttgaagaatggtaacacttagctgtcatctgatttgacagaaaattagttttattcttccgctgaacgaaaatggttgtgtatacgctcaaagaacgctgggaaatattgcgacattactttgaaaatcatggtaatgttgcagaatgtgtacgaaattTGCGTAGGGCAataggaagaagaaaagcaccgaatgaagcgtatgtgagttactttgcgaaaaaagtaagagaaactggcttgcttattgacaaaccaacgcgtgaccgaccaaaaaccgtgcgtacacccgaaaacattgctgctgtggccgagagtgttcgtgaatcaccaggaacatcagttcaccgtcgttctcaacaattggacatttcggagacatcattgagacgaattttgcgtaaagaccttggtatgagccatatgaatgaagttgtgttccatcattaaccggaaggattgtacttcaaaataaaaaaaacagtttggaaaaatattgagtagtttcttttttatagcatttttaattccgtaaagttatatggcggccCCATATatatggcgcgtacaccctttctgagtgtttggccgagctcctcctcctatttgtggtgtgcgccttgatgttgttccacaaatggagggacctacagttttaagccgactccgaacggcaaatatttttatgaggagctttttcatggcagaaatacactcgtaggtttgccattgtctgccgaggggcgaccgctattacaaaaatgatTGTAAGATGACTTTAAGTTACCGGacacatttttcgttttaactTATTTCTGACgtttaagttgaattttgagcTTTAGTGTATTAAAAGGCTTATAAATAGAAGATTTTTTTGGCTAATATTTTTGTGATGCATTTAAACCCGTTATATCCCCCTGTTATAAGTATTTGTTGCCCATTTCCATAAAAGAGCCACAAAAGTTGTACCACAAATTTGTAAGGGTCACATAGTTTCCTATGCCGATTTTCCATAAGCAAAAGTCAGATGTCAGAATCAAAAGATTTCTGATTTAATTTGGCTGGCAGCCACCACTTTGAAAacggaatttttttagaaattgtcATACCTGGAAAATAAGAATTTCCCATATCCACCTATTTACACCATGGCTATGCATGATCATGGCTGTACATGACTAAGATGAAAGTCACGAGGCTACGTCCGACATTAGCAAAAATAGTTGTATTTGAAccgcaataaaaaaagaataaacaatTGCAACTTGAAAAGTAACGTATAGCATGATAGGAGAATATATCCAAGCAGGAGACTCGTATATACAaagatataaatattataattagaGAACGACCGAATTTCGGTTTCGGCCATATTCGGTCACAAAAATTCATTTCGGCAAAGAAATTCGAACTTTGGCCGATCActtcttaaaattgttttttcttttcttaatttcataaaattttagtttttctaaaactttttagaTACTATAGTACCAAAACCcacattttttgttgctttgaaaTAATTTCCGCTCCTCTATCGAATGGGGCTAGTaagtaattgttgtttttgaagcATATTTTATGAGCAGAAATTAATGTGATTGAAATTTATGTACCTTCTtgcgtttttattaaaaaaaaacaatactggattttttaatttcggcTTCGGTAGAAATTGACCGCAGTTCGGTTCGATTCGGCATCGATTTTTAGCTCGTCGTTCTCTAATAAATCTCTatttacatttcaataaaaaattagccACGATTCAGTTCCATTCAAAGTAGGAATACTCTTTATATGCCATCTACTTACATCTGTTGCGAATATCAAAAACTCCTGCGTCAAACAAAAGCATGTAATCACTGCATCATTGAGTGCCGCCAGTGCGGTAGGAAATGTTTGCGACAGCTTATCCTTGACATTCGGATTATCGGTTACAACTGCTTGTAATAACAAGCGCGGACTGCACAGCGCCGCGCAGTAATCAGCATTCAGTTTAAAATCCACAATTGGCCCAGGAAAATCACGCTCGCTGAGTAATTGCGGTTGATCGCCCAGCGTCTTGCCCAAGTCGTAAAACCAAACATGATTATCGAGGCCAGTTGCTAGATAATATGGGCCGATAGCTAAAAAACTTGGCTCATCCATTAAGCTCAGACGATATGGTATCGTTTTGGTGGACTACAAgaacatataaattttattaaaaacttcttattGTATGGTCGAATAAAAGAAATTACCTTTTCGGGTGTATACACATAAATGGACACCTCGGACAAGCTGCTCAAAATAGCTATGCGCGGTGGTGAGACGGCATGCATTACCGACAATTTGGTGACGTAAATGTAAACAGTGCCAGCCATGGAGGTAACCGCCAACAATTGCCCATCACTGGACCAATCGATCATTTGCACGCCCGAATGGTCAGGTACGGTTATGATTTTCTCGGTTTCTTGCAAATTGGTGATAGAGTGAATTTTTATGCtgttcgaaaaacaaaaatattgttttgtattgcaTTGATAagatatattacaataaaaaattaactgacGTATCATCACCGCAGGAAGCCACTATGTCCAATGCCGGGCAGTACGCTAGTCCAGTCAATtcttctttatgattttttacctGCCACAGTTCTTGGCCAACATCACGTGGGTGCGTTGATATCGCCACAACATGTCCATTTGAGAAACCCAACAAAATATAACCGTCACCAAACCATTTGTGCTGCAACAGTGAGCCATAACGACTTTGAAACCCCAATTCCGTTGGCGCATCATGTTCGGGTAAATAGTACAGATACAAAGTACGTTTACCAACAATCATGCTGACCGTATTTTCGCTACCTCCCATACTACCGCTGGCAGCACCCAGGCTACCATTACTTCCACTGGTGCGTTCCTCACTAGCCATTTGTGCGAAATACATGTCAGTGGGCGCATCACGCAATGACACAACTCGCATAGTGTCGCCAGCTTCATTGCTTATGGAAAAGCTTTTATCATCAGAGCCCAGCGCCAATAAATTTTGAGCAGACCAAGCGCCACATGTTATACGCTTATTGTGTTTGCCCAAAATTGGGGTGCGTTTGCCGGAACGATGATTGTAAATTGCCAGATTGCCACGCGCAGTCCCCACAGCCAGCACTTGGTCTTGTTTGGACCACACTATGCAAGTAAGCGGATCGCGCAGACCCGATTCAATTGTGGTTTTCAATTGTGTGCTTGAATCCCATATGGTAATGATAGGAGTGGTGGCATTTATAATACCCAACAGCTCGCCTCCTTGGTCCCAAGCAAAGCCAGAACATAATCTAAATGTTTGGATATTgtaagtgaatattttattaaatagaatTATACGAATTTTACCCTGCCAACAGCAAACGTTCAACCAATTGTCCTTGGCGATTGAATATAGCCACTGACCCATCTGAGCCAGTTGTAGCCAATAGTGCGCCCGACAATCCTTTCtgccaaataaaataaacatctcCAGGCCCATGTGGGTCATCAAACTTGTACAGTAATTTGTCAAATGACATGTCGAGATGAACTTAATTCGGTGAAAGAACTAAGTGAAAAAGTCCACTTTTgcgaaaaatgttgtttatggCCTGGAATACGAGTACATCGAAATTAATACTATTTGATGAGTTCGCCTACAAGATGCATTTGTCGACATAAGTTTTATACTATATGTTATGCTTAATCTAACCACCAGTTTTCCTCACTTGCAGTATGCCtacatttttccttttcttaatttttgagtcggaaattaatttttgaattttagttaTTCTCAAAATGACTGTTCAAGAAAATTTCTTCATTTGTTTTGTTCGCCCGTTCTGTTGTCGCTATGGTTGCTAAGCAACAAGTGCTGCTTTCTTATTAGATAAAAATGCGAAAGCAtcgtaaaagcaaataaataaattaattaacccGTTTTGGTCGgtagtaaaaattaaagttagGAATTTAGAAAACTgataattaaattcaaatttggtGTATTTTCTGTTCCCTTATGAACTATTTGAATATATAATTGCACCGgtacacccttttgggtgtttagccgagcttctCCCCtccttgtggcgtgcgtctcgatgttgttccacaaatttcaagccgactccgaacggcagatatttgtttttgttttttttttttcctttttttttagccgaaagcctccgatgctagcACTGCACTACTtttagtttgtataataattttattgttatgtaaacctttatcaaataaaattaaaataaataaaaacttatttttttatttgtaatattgaaaatattaggTAAATCCGAAAGTCGAAGTAAAATTGGTATTATCTTAcgtaaactcaaaaaattttttggcatgTGAAACTTTGCACGATAGCATTCAAACCAAATGCGAATGTAAacagtttgaagtggctcattTGAGTTACGAATTGGGGCTCTATTTacacatattatatttactaaaatgttaaaaatactttaagcagaaatacagttatctaaaaATATGACAGCACTAAATGTTTTACTGATAATATGTGTTTTCGCGATGAAAATAACCTGTTCGCGCTTATACAAGTTATTACAAAATCGGGTTGGCTTATGCAAAAAACTTGCAAGGAAATAACGCAATTTTGATATATCATTtgggaaatttttggaaacaaaactaCGAATTTCCAAGTAAGATCacgtaaaatattattatttataggggatatatacaatattctaatattataataatttcgaaTAGCTTTAAAGCACTTCGAAATTTAATTCACATATcctttcgaatatttttatactttagtTCTCCCTTTATAATTGAGCGCATGCAGCCCTGGTAGTCACTTTCCATCTTTTTATCTTACTTTGGTCTTTCTGACAAAGAACAGCTGTTCAAGATATTACTCATATGTCGTTTAACAACTTACAAGGAAAATCAAGATTTAATTTCtgcgaaattattaaaaattgatttcctaaagtagatacaaatttttggCCAAGATGTCTGACGATCTTCCAGACAAGTTTGATTTGATCGTCATAGGCACTGGGTTTCCGGAAAGTTGTGTAGCTGCAGCGGCGAGTCGCATTGGCAAAATCGTCCTACATATCGATCCAAATGATTATTATGGAGGCGTATGGGCTTCATTTAACTTGGAGTCGTTCTGTGCACTATTGGAACAAGGCAGAAACAAGGAGTTACGAAATGCAACCCAGAAATGGCACGTAACCGAACAATTAGGTGATGAATGTAAAACAGGGGAAAATAACCAGGAAAATGTGGATCCTGCTGCGGAAGACGGTACAGAAAAAGTGGTGGTTGGCCAAAGTGTTTCTACACAGGGTACACAGCAATGGAGTCGGCAAACTTTATTACAGCAATCACGTCGCTTCAATTTAGACCTAAGCCCGAATATACTATATTCAGCGGGGCGTTTGGTGCAATTGCTTGTGTCTTCAAACATATGTCGCTACGCTGAGTTTCGTGCAGTGGATCGTGTATTGACGCGCTTCCACAATGAAATCATTAATGTGCCTTGCTCTCGCAGTGATGTGTTCAATACCAAAGATTTGAACATCGTAGAGAAACGACtgcttatgaaatttttaacaatCTGTCTAACATATGGTGAAGATAAAACAGAGGAGGATACTGCACTGTATCGTGGTAAAACATTCCGTGAATATCTGCAAGAGCAAAAGGTTACCGAGAAGATAAGTTCTTGTATAATGCATGCAATTGCTATGTGCAACGACGAAACGCCCTTCGAAATAGGCATGGCCCGTACCCAACAGTTTCTTAGCAGCCTTGGGCGTTACGGCAATACTCCATTTCTGTTTCCAATGTATGGTTGTGGTGAAATACCGCAATGCTTTTGTCGACTCTGCGCAGTTTTTGGTGGTACTTACTGTTTGAAGCGACGTATTGACGATATAACCATCGAAGCGGATACCAACATTGCGAATGTCGTGCTAGAGGGCAAAACTATAAAGGCAAATCATGTAGTCAGCGCGCAAGAGCATTTGCCAAATGTTTTATTGGAACGAAATATGGGCATATACGGACAAGGAGATTTGGTAAATTGTCTTTCTAGAGGTGTTTTCTTGACGGCCACGCCATTAGGATCTGAAGAGTTGAATTCCGGTGGTGGTGGCGTGAATATTTTAAGACTCTTAGCTGATAGACAGGAAGCCTTTGTCATCCAACTATCACATTTTTCAGGCACCTGCCCCAAAGGAGTCTGTAAgtgataatatgaaaaaatttcttttgcatatatctatatatatatatatatacataaatcccTTTGATATTTCAGACATCTTTCACTTCACCACGGTTGCGCAGAGTGATCAACCGGAGCAAGATCTGGCACCTTTTGTGGCACAAGTATTTAATTCTGAATTGGGAAATGCACCTAAATTACTATACTCCGCTTGCTTCACCATCATGGGACGAAAACAAGCTATGTCCAGTCCAACTGTAGATTCATCAACGCCGATATATTGTACCAGCGCTCCATTTTACAATCTGGATTACGATGAATCCATAAAAAATGCGCGCGACATCTTCACTAAATTGTACGGAGATGCCGAATTTCTACCACGTGCGCCCGATCCAGAAGAGATCGTTATCGATGGCGAAGATCCACGTGCTCTTAGTGAAAATAGTTTGCCCGATGATTTACGTGAACAATTGAGAGAACTGGAAAAATCAGTTGAACATATGGAATTCGAAGAGACAGACGCAGTGTCTGCTAGTGAGAGTGAACAACACCAAATGGACGCTGAGTAAGCAACCAACAAAACGCGTTTAAATCGTAATCGATTA is a genomic window of Anastrepha ludens isolate Willacy chromosome 6, idAnaLude1.1, whole genome shotgun sequence containing:
- the LOC128865656 gene encoding rab proteins geranylgeranyltransferase component A, which produces MSDDLPDKFDLIVIGTGFPESCVAAAASRIGKIVLHIDPNDYYGGVWASFNLESFCALLEQGRNKELRNATQKWHVTEQLGDECKTGENNQENVDPAAEDGTEKVVVGQSVSTQGTQQWSRQTLLQQSRRFNLDLSPNILYSAGRLVQLLVSSNICRYAEFRAVDRVLTRFHNEIINVPCSRSDVFNTKDLNIVEKRLLMKFLTICLTYGEDKTEEDTALYRGKTFREYLQEQKVTEKISSCIMHAIAMCNDETPFEIGMARTQQFLSSLGRYGNTPFLFPMYGCGEIPQCFCRLCAVFGGTYCLKRRIDDITIEADTNIANVVLEGKTIKANHVVSAQEHLPNVLLERNMGIYGQGDLVNCLSRGVFLTATPLGSEELNSGGGGVNILRLLADRQEAFVIQLSHFSGTCPKGVYIFHFTTVAQSDQPEQDLAPFVAQVFNSELGNAPKLLYSACFTIMGRKQAMSSPTVDSSTPIYCTSAPFYNLDYDESIKNARDIFTKLYGDAEFLPRAPDPEEIVIDGEDPRALSENSLPDDLREQLRELEKSVEHMEFEETDAVSASESEQHQMDAE